In the Marinomonas algicola genome, one interval contains:
- a CDS encoding MotA/TolQ/ExbB proton channel family protein: protein MLDFIKSGGFFIWPLLLCSIIAMAIIIERFWALRRNRVAPRNLLSEILGMLREDRLTVEKIRNLQSEIGLGSIFAAGLLNSKHGRNVMKESVQEAASHAIHELEKFMNTLGTIAAIAPLLGLLGTVVGMIKVFSVLMSEGAGNTALLAGGISEALLTTAAGLGVAIPALIFHRFFSRRIDELVVTMEQQATKLVEVIHGDRDAKTGVKH from the coding sequence GTGCTAGATTTTATTAAATCCGGTGGTTTTTTTATATGGCCACTATTGCTTTGTTCAATCATTGCGATGGCGATTATCATTGAGCGTTTTTGGGCTCTTAGACGTAATAGGGTAGCACCAAGAAATTTATTATCTGAGATCTTGGGTATGCTTCGTGAAGACAGGTTAACCGTTGAAAAAATTCGTAATTTGCAATCTGAAATTGGGTTAGGCTCTATCTTCGCCGCAGGGTTGTTGAATTCCAAGCACGGCCGTAATGTGATGAAGGAGAGTGTACAGGAAGCCGCAAGTCATGCCATTCATGAACTGGAAAAGTTTATGAACACATTGGGTACCATTGCGGCTATTGCCCCCTTACTTGGTTTACTTGGTACGGTTGTCGGAATGATAAAAGTGTTTTCTGTACTTATGTCTGAGGGGGCTGGTAATACGGCGCTGTTAGCTGGTGGTATTTCTGAAGCACTTTTAACTACAGCGGCAGGTCTGGGTGTCGCAATCCCTGCTCTCATATTTCACCGTTTCTTTAGTCGTCGTATTGATGAACTGGTGGTGACGATGGAGCAACAAGCAACAAAATTAGTCGAAGTGATACATGGGGATAGGGATGCTAAGACAGGAGTGAAACATTGA
- the lpxK gene encoding tetraacyldisaccharide 4'-kinase, giving the protein MNLDRLFSKAWYEGHCWTRCFYPLMPVIKRFVRQKRVRFLESRASLFQSSVPVIVVGNLTVGGTGKSPMVVALCQWLVSNGYTPGIVSRGYGSNNKGAVLVTGDASPEDVGDEPLMLAKRTSCPVVVGRDRVQAVQKLIAEADVDLVISDDGLQHYALDRHIEIVMVDYERGFGNGFLLPVGPLREPIERLKDVHFIASVIQQGQFSECPKYIPKEVSEKFACFPLSVVDLVNVKTGLTADLSVLQSKSAWSVVAAIGNPTRFLNTLTTLNIANDYSTHWLSDHHLLEAKDIPNEGPVVMTEKDAVKCFSLNIQNDDVWYLRVSLQLTEDFKFNLINSLSNFTKVR; this is encoded by the coding sequence GTGAATCTTGATCGCCTATTTAGTAAGGCTTGGTATGAAGGGCACTGTTGGACACGTTGTTTTTATCCTCTGATGCCAGTAATAAAGCGCTTTGTTAGACAAAAACGAGTACGTTTTCTTGAAAGTAGAGCGTCTTTGTTTCAGTCTTCCGTCCCGGTGATCGTTGTTGGTAACTTGACTGTTGGAGGGACAGGTAAGTCCCCTATGGTGGTGGCTCTGTGTCAATGGTTAGTATCGAATGGCTACACGCCTGGTATTGTATCTAGAGGATATGGATCTAACAATAAAGGCGCCGTGTTAGTTACTGGTGATGCGTCGCCAGAAGACGTAGGTGATGAGCCGTTGATGCTTGCAAAAAGAACATCTTGCCCCGTTGTTGTAGGGCGTGATCGTGTTCAAGCCGTTCAAAAATTGATTGCAGAAGCCGATGTTGATCTTGTTATTAGCGATGATGGTTTACAGCATTACGCATTGGACCGGCATATCGAAATTGTGATGGTGGATTATGAAAGGGGTTTTGGAAATGGTTTTTTACTGCCCGTTGGCCCTTTAAGAGAGCCTATTGAAAGGTTGAAAGACGTTCACTTTATTGCATCTGTCATTCAACAGGGGCAATTCTCTGAATGTCCTAAGTATATTCCTAAAGAGGTTTCTGAAAAGTTTGCCTGCTTCCCTTTAAGTGTAGTGGATTTAGTGAATGTTAAAACGGGGCTAACGGCTGACTTATCAGTACTACAGAGCAAGTCTGCTTGGTCAGTTGTGGCGGCAATTGGTAATCCGACTCGTTTTTTAAACACCTTAACGACATTAAATATAGCGAATGATTATTCGACTCATTGGCTGTCTGACCATCACTTATTGGAGGCCAAGGATATCCCGAATGAAGGGCCTGTAGTAATGACAGAGAAGGATGCTGTAAAGTGTTTCTCTCTTAATATCCAAAACGATGATGTTTGGTATCTTAGGGTGAGTTTGCAGCTAACTGAAGATTTTAAATTTAATTTGATAAATTCATTATCAAATTTTACAAAGGTACGTTAA
- a CDS encoding ComEC/Rec2 family competence protein, which translates to MSQHLFLWMGAVIVPDDVNGLYSTCILLLCLYLISQRVRIEGEVHLVFVFFAYFLLMFVGQYLNQMHSIMALLYDNLIVASQKFGLAKGAVDNMFVKFSSWRFSRALLFGEKDAMNQLDKWVVQVLGVGHLFVVSGLHVGYLYAIIRIILNVIWCVLPASLILIGLSKRALEVFFTIVLIMLYGSFVGWGPAVSRACIMLICLNVLKAYHRSLSVKQLLLIAFMLVIAINSENLYSAGFWLSFVLVFVIVHMIRVPMIWPLKLFCIQILLSLTSMIIVVGWQEHVSIYTMFVNMVVIPFTAFFWFPVGVFSVIETLLLDTYYLMFFLDVALAFLFDVLSFIALQMTLVEINPFLPLPLIVFSIFVVVIMVMYFRWLSFIATVLMGVVLLFVGNEVTQSALFSCWLPGKFCPSKVFIIENKNNELLFSIFQKSITTDGNHFIRSVFLDTGWYSGGSELKNYLQRIELLDKKWTLLIWPDSNSKLTVKRVFDMLPDLIILSTMPDENLIKMLDALKVAWIQVGANEKFVLKERSDSIYVGFSACHFLLLSHNQGLCERIEKIDIMVN; encoded by the coding sequence ATGTCACAACATTTGTTTCTATGGATGGGGGCAGTCATTGTCCCCGACGATGTTAACGGTCTTTATTCTACTTGCATCTTACTGCTCTGTCTCTACTTAATCAGTCAAAGAGTAAGGATAGAAGGTGAAGTTCATCTTGTATTTGTTTTTTTTGCGTATTTTCTTCTCATGTTTGTCGGTCAATATCTGAATCAGATGCATTCTATCATGGCATTGCTTTATGACAATTTAATTGTGGCCAGTCAAAAGTTTGGCTTAGCAAAAGGGGCAGTGGATAACATGTTTGTTAAATTTTCAAGCTGGCGTTTTAGTAGAGCTTTATTATTTGGCGAAAAAGATGCGATGAATCAATTAGATAAATGGGTTGTTCAAGTGCTGGGTGTGGGGCACTTATTTGTCGTTTCTGGTCTTCATGTTGGGTATCTGTACGCAATAATTCGGATTATTTTGAATGTTATTTGGTGCGTCTTACCTGCTTCCTTGATTTTAATAGGGCTGTCTAAAAGAGCGCTAGAGGTTTTTTTTACTATTGTACTAATAATGTTGTATGGCAGTTTTGTTGGATGGGGACCTGCTGTCAGCCGCGCTTGTATCATGCTTATTTGTCTGAATGTATTAAAGGCCTACCATCGGTCACTGAGTGTAAAGCAATTACTTCTTATTGCTTTTATGTTAGTGATTGCCATCAATAGTGAAAACCTGTATTCGGCTGGATTTTGGTTGTCATTTGTCTTGGTTTTTGTGATTGTTCATATGATCCGGGTGCCAATGATATGGCCATTAAAACTTTTTTGTATCCAGATCTTGCTTAGCCTTACCTCCATGATAATTGTTGTTGGATGGCAAGAGCATGTTTCCATTTACACCATGTTTGTAAATATGGTGGTTATTCCATTTACCGCCTTTTTCTGGTTTCCCGTTGGTGTCTTTTCCGTTATCGAAACATTGTTATTAGACACCTATTACTTGATGTTTTTCTTAGACGTTGCACTCGCTTTCTTATTTGATGTGTTAAGTTTTATTGCACTTCAGATGACCTTGGTTGAAATTAATCCATTTTTACCTTTGCCATTGATTGTGTTTTCAATTTTCGTCGTTGTCATTATGGTGATGTACTTCCGTTGGCTATCTTTTATCGCAACTGTATTGATGGGAGTGGTATTACTCTTTGTAGGTAATGAGGTGACGCAATCAGCACTATTTAGCTGCTGGTTACCGGGGAAATTTTGTCCAAGTAAGGTGTTTATTATTGAAAATAAGAATAATGAGTTGTTGTTTTCAATATTTCAAAAGTCAATAACGACTGACGGTAATCATTTTATTCGGTCTGTGTTTTTGGATACTGGGTGGTATTCGGGAGGGAGTGAGCTAAAAAATTATCTACAAAGGATTGAATTATTGGATAAAAAATGGACGTTACTGATATGGCCAGACTCAAATAGTAAGTTAACCGTAAAAAGGGTGTTTGATATGCTACCAGATCTTATTATTTTGAGTACAATGCCTGATGAAAACCTTATCAAGATGCTTGATGCATTAAAAGTGGCGTGGATACAGGTCGGTGCGAATGAAAAATTCGTGCTCAAAGAAAGGTCTGATTCAATATATGTTGGCTTTTCTGCGTGTCATTTTTTGTTACTTAGCCATAATCAAGGCCTATGTGAGCGTATTGAAAAGATTGATATTATGGTAAATTAA
- a CDS encoding DUF2062 domain-containing protein, with protein MPKRYFRKFIPNPEKLKSNKTLSILGSQIYDQDLWHLSRRSVAKAFFIGIFWACIPMPFQMLAAVLCAVPFRANIPLSVALVWITNPLTMPFVFYGNYLVGTLFVGSQTTKKFQLSVEWIWDKMDHIWLPLYVGSITTGLVIGLTAYIATLVLWRLHVVKRWKLRRLNKQIKK; from the coding sequence ATGCCGAAGCGTTACTTCAGAAAATTTATCCCAAACCCTGAAAAATTGAAGTCAAACAAAACTCTGAGCATCTTAGGCTCACAGATTTATGACCAAGATTTATGGCATTTAAGCCGTCGATCCGTTGCAAAAGCATTTTTTATTGGCATTTTTTGGGCATGCATCCCAATGCCGTTTCAAATGCTTGCAGCGGTATTGTGTGCTGTACCATTTCGAGCAAACATCCCCTTATCGGTCGCCCTGGTATGGATCACTAACCCACTCACGATGCCCTTTGTTTTTTATGGCAACTATTTAGTGGGCACTCTCTTTGTCGGTAGTCAAACCACAAAAAAATTCCAGCTTTCCGTTGAGTGGATTTGGGACAAAATGGATCACATCTGGCTTCCGCTGTACGTTGGATCCATCACAACAGGCCTTGTTATCGGCCTAACAGCCTACATCGCTACTTTAGTATTATGGAGACTGCATGTTGTTAAACGCTGGAAATTGAGGCGCTTAAACAAACAAATTAAAAAATAA
- a CDS encoding ABC transporter ATP-binding protein, with product MTSVVMECCDLSKSYSDGKHVVDVLKSINLALELGETAAIVGASGSGKTTLLNLLAGLDLASSGSVSLAGKDWSKLNDKQRSKQRNKELGFVYQLHHLLPEFSALENVMMPLLIAGKRKKVAVDEATALLSQVGLAERLSHRPAQLSGGERQRVAVARSLINNPSCVLMDEPTGNLDETTAIEIQNLIKSLQATKNMAFLIVTHDERMLSWVDSAYRLSLGELEKIK from the coding sequence ATGACTTCAGTCGTGATGGAATGTTGTGATTTATCTAAATCTTATTCTGATGGTAAACATGTGGTTGATGTACTTAAGTCGATCAATCTTGCCTTGGAATTAGGTGAAACGGCGGCGATTGTTGGTGCTTCTGGTTCAGGTAAAACGACGTTATTAAACTTGTTAGCTGGTTTAGATTTAGCCTCATCTGGTTCTGTTAGCTTAGCAGGTAAAGACTGGTCTAAGTTAAATGACAAGCAACGCTCTAAGCAGCGGAATAAAGAGTTGGGCTTTGTGTATCAACTGCATCATTTATTACCAGAATTTTCAGCATTGGAAAACGTAATGATGCCACTGCTGATTGCAGGAAAAAGAAAAAAGGTTGCGGTGGATGAGGCGACGGCTCTACTATCTCAAGTAGGGCTTGCTGAGCGCTTATCCCATCGTCCAGCCCAGTTGTCCGGAGGAGAAAGACAGAGGGTCGCCGTTGCTAGGTCCTTAATTAATAATCCATCTTGCGTGTTAATGGACGAACCGACAGGGAACTTGGATGAAACAACAGCGATAGAAATTCAGAATTTAATTAAGTCATTACAAGCCACGAAAAATATGGCTTTTTTGATTGTTACTCACGATGAAAGAATGCTCTCGTGGGTGGATTCTGCGTACAGGCTTTCTCTGGGTGAGTTGGAAAAAATAAAGTAA
- the murB gene encoding UDP-N-acetylmuramate dehydrogenase: MPLQILNNHSLKHHNSFGFNYYAEYFCLVNDAMELAELIMFVEDKQCSLTVIGSGSNVVLEGDVQGVVAINRIKGMSTSYIEGSTDCILELASGEIWHEAVEYSVRQGLYGIENLALIPGTAGAAPIQNIGAYGVEIKDILQEVEVYNRLTGALEWIGVADCHFSYRESRFKHEWKGSHIVTKIRLKLSTLANTQLDYFAKGTFNTFIPSALEIFNKVSAIRQKKLPDPKKLGNAGSFFKNPIVSDAKYLSLKHLYPDLVSYQQGDGWKLAAGWLIDRAGWKGHRVGGVGVYEAQALVLVNYDNETSDNLLKLQTAIVDDVKSKFGVQLEREPTALG, from the coding sequence ATGCCTCTACAAATTCTTAATAATCACTCGCTAAAACACCATAATTCCTTTGGTTTTAACTATTATGCTGAGTACTTTTGCCTTGTAAACGATGCAATGGAGCTGGCTGAACTCATCATGTTTGTTGAAGATAAGCAGTGTTCGCTGACTGTTATTGGATCCGGAAGCAACGTCGTTTTAGAGGGGGATGTGCAAGGTGTCGTGGCGATTAATCGTATAAAAGGAATGTCTACATCCTACATAGAGGGGTCGACTGATTGCATTCTTGAGCTTGCTTCGGGTGAAATTTGGCATGAAGCGGTTGAGTACAGTGTTCGTCAAGGGTTATATGGAATTGAAAATTTGGCCTTAATTCCTGGTACGGCTGGTGCCGCCCCAATACAGAATATTGGGGCTTATGGTGTAGAGATTAAAGATATCTTACAGGAAGTGGAAGTTTATAATCGCTTAACTGGCGCTTTGGAATGGATTGGTGTGGCTGATTGTCACTTCTCTTATCGAGAAAGTCGCTTCAAACATGAGTGGAAAGGCTCCCATATTGTTACCAAAATTAGGCTTAAATTATCGACGCTCGCTAACACTCAATTAGATTATTTTGCCAAAGGCACTTTTAACACTTTTATTCCGAGCGCTTTAGAAATTTTTAATAAAGTGTCCGCAATACGACAGAAAAAACTCCCCGATCCCAAAAAATTAGGCAATGCGGGGAGCTTCTTTAAAAACCCAATTGTTTCAGATGCCAAATACCTAAGTCTTAAGCATTTATACCCTGACCTTGTCTCATATCAACAGGGTGATGGTTGGAAATTGGCCGCTGGTTGGCTTATTGATAGGGCGGGCTGGAAAGGGCACAGAGTGGGAGGAGTAGGGGTGTATGAGGCGCAAGCGCTTGTATTGGTTAACTATGATAATGAAACGTCTGATAACCTATTGAAGTTGCAAACGGCCATAGTTGACGATGTGAAAAGTAAGTTTGGTGTGCAGCTTGAAAGAGAGCCTACTGCGTTAGGGTAG
- a CDS encoding Trm112 family protein has protein sequence MNKALLDILVCPVTKAPLILNQEGTELISKMGGMAYPIRDGIPVLLETEARTLTTDERLDSDQKK, from the coding sequence ATGAATAAAGCACTGCTTGATATTTTGGTTTGTCCTGTTACTAAAGCACCATTGATCTTGAATCAAGAGGGAACAGAGCTTATTAGTAAAATGGGAGGAATGGCTTACCCGATACGTGATGGGATTCCTGTATTGCTTGAAACGGAAGCGCGAACGCTGACAACAGATGAGCGCTTAGATTCTGATCAAAAAAAATGA
- a CDS encoding low molecular weight protein-tyrosine-phosphatase yields MRSIKVLTVCLGNICRSPAAQGILEYAAASRKGIDLQLDSAGTAAYHIGSKPDPRSIAALKKRSIDIGYQQARQVNNDDFAYFDWILAMDESNYQHLIAMCPEPYKNKILLFGSLPNSPSLGEVNDPYYDGEKSFEVMVDHLMALSDNFLAFLDSSSK; encoded by the coding sequence ATGAGATCTATTAAGGTGTTAACCGTTTGCTTAGGTAATATTTGCCGTTCGCCAGCGGCACAAGGTATCTTAGAGTATGCGGCTGCTTCGAGAAAAGGCATTGATCTGCAGTTGGACTCCGCTGGGACGGCGGCCTATCATATTGGTTCAAAGCCAGATCCTCGTTCCATCGCCGCATTAAAAAAGCGTTCGATAGATATTGGTTATCAACAGGCAAGGCAGGTTAATAACGACGACTTTGCTTACTTTGATTGGATTCTAGCGATGGATGAAAGTAATTATCAACATTTAATTGCGATGTGTCCTGAACCCTATAAAAATAAAATTTTGTTATTTGGTTCTTTGCCAAACAGCCCTTCTTTGGGGGAAGTAAATGACCCGTATTACGATGGTGAGAAGTCGTTTGAAGTCATGGTTGATCATCTTATGGCTTTGTCGGACAACTTTTTAGCATTTCTTGATTCATCTTCAAAATAA
- a CDS encoding SulP family inorganic anion transporter yields the protein MIFADSRFKDFNFIGDLFGGATTAIVSLPLALAFGAASGAGAEAGLWGAILVGLFASFFGGSTSLISEPTGPMTVVMTAVLTTMMAEHPDQGLAMAFTVVMMAGCFQILLGKLKLGKYITLMPYSVISGFMSGIGIILIILQLAPFLGQTSPSGGVPGTIMAIPNLVRNMDFAELFLGLSTLAVLFYVPKSWKKYVPPQLVALISITLLSIILFDSESIRRIGVIPSGLPSIQWPTFSFDLLGEMIMDALVLGTLGCIDTLLTAVIGDSLTRKEHDSNKELVGQGIANLVSGFFGGLPGAGATMGTVVNIQTGARSPVSGIIRALILFFIVMWAAQLTQPIPMAVLAGIALYVGLNILDWSFLKRAHKVARSPTIIMYGVMVLTVFVDLMVAVGIGVFIANILTIEKLSRIQEGNIKSISDADDDVPLSKQERALLDQAEGKVLYFYLSGPMIFGVSRAIARHHSATTHYQAMVIDLSDVPMMDLTVGLALENAIKDALEANCRVYILAPNEQTRESLFKLGVKKQLPENAFVESRMLALERALADTNDTPKRRQEEGAVNTGEANNILTPESTSD from the coding sequence ATGATTTTTGCCGACTCTCGCTTTAAAGATTTTAACTTTATAGGCGATTTATTTGGTGGAGCCACCACCGCTATCGTCTCCCTTCCACTTGCGCTCGCATTTGGAGCCGCTTCCGGTGCAGGCGCAGAAGCAGGCCTATGGGGTGCCATTTTGGTTGGCCTTTTCGCCTCTTTCTTTGGTGGTTCAACGTCTTTAATTTCTGAACCAACCGGCCCTATGACAGTAGTCATGACAGCCGTCCTTACAACCATGATGGCCGAACACCCAGATCAGGGGCTTGCCATGGCATTTACCGTCGTTATGATGGCCGGCTGTTTTCAGATTTTGCTTGGCAAACTTAAATTAGGCAAATACATAACCCTCATGCCTTATAGCGTAATATCAGGCTTTATGTCTGGTATCGGTATTATTTTAATCATACTACAGCTAGCACCCTTCTTGGGGCAGACCAGCCCAAGCGGTGGTGTACCTGGTACTATCATGGCTATACCAAATCTGGTGCGAAACATGGATTTCGCCGAACTCTTTTTAGGTTTATCCACTCTAGCCGTGCTATTTTACGTACCCAAAAGCTGGAAGAAATACGTACCACCCCAACTTGTTGCCCTTATTTCTATAACACTTCTATCCATTATTCTATTTGATTCCGAATCCATTCGACGAATTGGCGTGATCCCCTCTGGCCTTCCATCAATTCAATGGCCCACCTTTTCTTTTGATTTATTGGGTGAAATGATAATGGACGCCTTAGTCCTTGGAACACTTGGCTGTATTGATACATTACTGACCGCCGTGATTGGCGATAGCCTTACAAGAAAAGAGCACGACTCAAATAAAGAGCTGGTCGGTCAAGGTATTGCCAACCTAGTGTCTGGTTTTTTTGGCGGCCTTCCAGGTGCTGGCGCCACAATGGGAACAGTTGTTAACATTCAAACCGGAGCAAGATCGCCTGTCTCAGGTATTATAAGAGCGTTGATATTGTTCTTTATTGTTATGTGGGCCGCCCAACTAACACAACCTATCCCAATGGCTGTACTCGCTGGTATTGCGCTTTATGTTGGCTTAAATATTCTGGATTGGAGCTTTCTAAAACGCGCTCATAAAGTGGCCCGATCTCCAACTATAATAATGTATGGCGTGATGGTTTTGACCGTTTTCGTTGACTTAATGGTTGCCGTTGGCATAGGCGTGTTTATCGCCAACATACTGACCATTGAGAAACTTAGCCGAATCCAAGAAGGCAATATTAAGTCCATTAGTGATGCGGATGATGATGTACCACTATCAAAACAAGAAAGAGCTTTGCTTGATCAAGCAGAAGGCAAGGTATTGTACTTTTACCTTTCTGGACCAATGATTTTTGGCGTAAGCAGGGCCATTGCTAGACATCACAGTGCAACAACACATTATCAGGCGATGGTGATAGATCTTAGCGACGTACCAATGATGGATTTAACCGTAGGGCTCGCTCTGGAAAACGCCATTAAAGACGCGCTAGAAGCAAATTGCCGCGTTTACATTTTAGCGCCAAATGAACAAACGCGTGAAAGCTTATTTAAACTCGGCGTTAAGAAACAATTGCCTGAAAATGCGTTTGTTGAATCCAGAATGCTCGCTTTAGAACGTGCCTTAGCAGACACAAATGACACGCCAAAAAGACGTCAGGAAGAAGGTGCAGTCAATACAGGAGAAGCCAATAACATACTAACACCGGAAAGCACATCCGATTGA
- the purC gene encoding phosphoribosylaminoimidazolesuccinocarboxamide synthase codes for MEKRQELYAGKAKSVFRTDDPDKMVLVFRDDTSAFDGKRIEQLSRKGMVNNKFNAFIMTKLQEAGIPTHFEKCLSDTDSLVKSLDMMPIECVVRNVAAGSLCRRLGVTEGQELSPPTFELFLKNDALGDPMINESHVESFGWAKAEHLAKAKALTYQVNSVLKALFAEGGMILVDYKLEFGLFHGDVVLGDEFSPDGCRLWDSETREKLDKDRFRQGLGNVIESYEEIGRRIGIDFSA; via the coding sequence ATGGAAAAACGACAAGAGCTGTATGCAGGTAAAGCAAAGTCTGTGTTTCGTACAGATGATCCTGATAAAATGGTTCTCGTATTTCGAGATGACACATCGGCGTTTGATGGCAAGCGAATAGAGCAGCTGAGTCGTAAAGGCATGGTAAACAATAAGTTTAATGCCTTTATTATGACTAAACTACAGGAAGCGGGTATACCAACGCATTTTGAGAAATGCTTGAGTGATACCGATTCTTTAGTGAAAAGCTTAGACATGATGCCTATTGAATGTGTTGTCCGCAATGTTGCTGCAGGCAGCCTATGTCGTCGTTTAGGCGTTACTGAAGGTCAAGAATTAAGCCCACCTACATTTGAATTGTTTTTAAAGAATGATGCTTTGGGTGATCCAATGATAAATGAATCCCATGTTGAATCATTTGGATGGGCTAAGGCTGAGCATTTGGCTAAAGCGAAAGCGCTAACTTATCAAGTTAATTCCGTGTTAAAAGCGTTATTTGCTGAAGGCGGTATGATTCTGGTTGACTACAAACTTGAGTTTGGCTTGTTTCACGGTGACGTTGTATTAGGGGATGAATTTTCTCCAGATGGCTGTCGTTTATGGGACAGTGAAACCCGTGAAAAGTTAGATAAAGATCGCTTTAGACAAGGTCTAGGTAATGTTATTGAGTCTTATGAAGAAATTGGCCGCCGAATTGGCATTGATTTTTCTGCGTAA
- a CDS encoding lipoprotein-releasing ABC transporter permease subunit — translation MINLLPLRIGLRYARAKRTNHFISFISFSSITGLTLGVAVLITVLSVMNGFDRELRQRILGMVPHATLWGMPTLDDWQSVSDIIMAQPNVIAVAPHTQTQVMFQSKSGVHGALMNGIDPSFEEKVSIISKNMTQGALSDLDDVSFGIILGEQLARMLRVKVGDKVTALLPEANVSIAGVSPTLKRFTLVGTFKVGAELDSSFSYIHVRDAGKLKRLQPGQVEGVRISFDDLFVAPARIWDIARAVPGQNRVSDWTRTHGNLFQAIQMEKTMIALLLLLIVAVAAFNIVSTLVMVVTDKQTDIAILRTMGLTSGQVMWVFVIQGVFIGVLGTVLGVVLGVAAALNVSSIIGWVEKVLDRQFLNADVYFISYLPSELQWNDVRLIVIAAFVMTVCATLYPAWRASQIEPAEALRYE, via the coding sequence TTGATAAATTTATTACCATTAAGAATTGGGTTGCGTTACGCGAGAGCGAAGCGAACTAACCACTTTATTTCATTTATTAGTTTTTCCTCTATTACTGGATTAACGCTTGGGGTGGCGGTCTTGATAACGGTGTTGTCTGTTATGAATGGATTTGACCGTGAATTAAGACAAAGAATTTTGGGGATGGTGCCTCATGCTACGCTATGGGGGATGCCTACCTTAGATGACTGGCAATCAGTATCCGATATTATTATGGCTCAGCCTAATGTCATTGCTGTAGCCCCACATACTCAAACGCAGGTTATGTTTCAATCTAAGTCTGGTGTTCATGGAGCCTTAATGAATGGCATTGACCCAAGCTTTGAAGAGAAAGTGTCAATTATTTCTAAAAATATGACCCAGGGGGCGTTGTCTGATTTAGACGATGTATCATTTGGTATTATTTTGGGCGAGCAGTTGGCTCGAATGCTTCGAGTTAAAGTTGGGGATAAAGTGACCGCGCTTTTACCAGAAGCGAATGTCTCCATTGCTGGTGTTAGCCCAACGCTGAAGCGTTTCACTTTAGTCGGTACTTTTAAAGTTGGTGCCGAACTGGACAGTAGTTTTTCGTACATACATGTTAGGGATGCTGGGAAATTGAAGCGTTTGCAACCTGGGCAAGTTGAAGGGGTCAGGATCTCTTTTGATGATCTATTTGTTGCGCCCGCCCGAATATGGGATATTGCTAGGGCTGTTCCAGGACAAAATAGAGTGAGTGATTGGACGCGAACGCATGGAAATCTTTTTCAGGCCATACAAATGGAAAAAACAATGATTGCGTTGTTATTGCTATTAATTGTTGCCGTTGCTGCGTTTAATATTGTATCTACTTTGGTTATGGTGGTAACCGATAAGCAAACCGATATTGCTATTCTAAGAACCATGGGCCTAACATCAGGCCAAGTTATGTGGGTTTTTGTTATTCAGGGCGTGTTTATAGGTGTACTAGGGACTGTTCTAGGGGTTGTTTTAGGTGTCGCCGCCGCACTGAATGTGAGTTCGATTATTGGGTGGGTTGAGAAAGTATTAGATCGGCAATTTTTAAACGCTGATGTCTATTTTATTAGTTATCTGCCATCTGAGCTGCAATGGAATGATGTTCGCTTAATTGTGATTGCTGCTTTTGTTATGACGGTCTGTGCGACACTTTATCCGGCATGGAGAGCATCCCAAATTGAACCAGCAGAGGCACTTAGATATGAGTAA
- a CDS encoding ExbD/TolR family protein — MKFRRQKIEEVSINLTPLIDVVFLLLIFFMVTTTFKQSTELTIDLPTASASDAVSIGNDKLEVVITSDGQYVINGLALVNGRTETLKLGLQEASSGNNQIPLIITADANSSYEMVMRLYDAASQLGFTKLAHTAERERSQ; from the coding sequence TTGAAGTTTCGCCGTCAAAAAATTGAAGAAGTAAGTATCAATTTAACACCGTTGATTGACGTTGTTTTTTTATTGCTAATTTTTTTCATGGTAACTACGACATTTAAGCAAAGTACAGAATTGACGATTGACTTACCAACGGCATCGGCGAGTGATGCGGTTTCCATTGGAAATGATAAGTTGGAAGTGGTGATTACGTCTGATGGTCAATATGTTATTAATGGATTGGCTTTGGTCAATGGTCGTACTGAAACTCTTAAGCTTGGACTGCAGGAAGCGTCTTCGGGTAATAATCAGATACCGCTAATCATAACAGCTGATGCTAATTCATCCTACGAAATGGTTATGAGGCTATATGATGCCGCTTCTCAGCTTGGGTTTACTAAATTAGCTCATACGGCAGAAAGAGAGCGTTCTCAGTGA